A single genomic interval of Malania oleifera isolate guangnan ecotype guangnan chromosome 11, ASM2987363v1, whole genome shotgun sequence harbors:
- the LOC131167455 gene encoding UPF0481 protein At3g47200-like → MDAISSSGVSPTTGCEVLIRSISESNVQSELPPKIRRVPQMLREQTSIKKEFEKFFEPRVVSIGPYHHGNPKLKLMEELKPKFAHRFVSRLIKDTASREADQHQFGTLINEFYHKIHKEIQELRKRYADENSTSKYGDEDLARMLFLDGCFILQFIENRQGTNSEQPQMMKSHYEAFVEQDLFLLENQLPFKVLQILAEKTQSHQSNASKDGHFAMIEKFIYKNNKIAEPKNDEKNNRWETQPPAHLLEMLWRILLNFNQHKPELVETHKWWKPQQLAHLLKPLRKILNCNQHKPEPDAAAKMDKQNTPTKPDGTAEVNKLNTDANAGDNRSRRNIVKEIFVGWIEKVSSQKCPNRVSNGFSYRNVKELTAVGIKMKCSKSSYLTDVSFESPAFLFGQLRLPPITMDDSTGPKFMNLMAYEMCPDVTDDDFRVTSYVCFLDSLIDHADDVKELRKARVIHNLLGSDEEVAKLFNDIGTDLVPNSTTYRKVMENIQIHYDSKVKSWIAVFIDRHFSTPWTVLATLAALYALFLSSAQTYFQVFPRPGACDPICEYIIRRTHI, encoded by the coding sequence ATGGATGCTATTTCGTCCTCAGGCGTGAGTCCAACAACCGGCTGTGAGGTGTTGATTCGCTCGATATCAGAATCGAACGTGCAGAGCGAATTGCCGCCAAAAATACGGAGGGTTCCACAGATGCTGCGAGAACAAACCTCCATTAAGAAGGAGTTCGAGAAATTCTTTGAACCCAGGGTGGTGTCCATCGGTCCTTACCACCACGGCAATCCCAAGCTGAAGCTGATGGAGGAGCTCAAGCCCAAGTTTGCACATCGATTCGTCTCCAGACTCATTAAGGATACTGCAAGTAGAGAAGCCGATCAACACCAATTTGGCACTTTAATCAATGAATTTTATCATAAGATTCATAAAGAGATCCAAGAGCTGAGGAAGCGCTATGCGGATGAGAACTCGACAAGCAAGTACGGAGACGAAGATTTGGCGCGAATGTTGTTCCTGGACGGGTGCTTCATTCTGCAGTTCATCGAGAACCGCCAGGGAACGAACTCCGAACAACCGCAGATGATGAAGAGTCACTACGAGGCATTCGTGGAGCAGGACTTGTTCTTGTTGGAGAACCAACTCCCCTTCAAAGTCCTTCAGATTCTAGCGGAAAAAACACAATCCCACCAAAGTAATGCTAGTAAGGATGGTCACTTTGCTATGATCGAGAAATTCATCTATAAGAACAATAAGATCGCAGAGCCgaaaaatgatgagaaaaacaatCGGTGGGAAACCCAGCCGCCGGCCCATCTCCTCGAAATGCTGTGGAGAATTCTCCTCAATTTCAATCAACACAAACCGGAATTAGTTGAGACACACAAATGGTGGAAACCCCAGCAGCTCGCCCATCTCCTCAAGCCGCTGCGGAAAATTCTCAATTGCAATCAACACAAGCCAGAGCCAGATGCTGCCGCAAAAATGGACAAGCAAAACACGCCAACAAAACCAGATGGTACAGCAGAAGTAAACAAGCTAAACACAGATGCAAATGCAGGTGATAATCGTTCGCGCCGCAATATTGTAAAAGAGATTTTCGTTGGGTGGATCGAAAAAGTATCATCTCAAAAATGTCCGAACCGGGTTTCCAATGGCTTCTCTTACCGCAACGTGAAGGAGCTCACGGCCGTGGGGATCAAGATGAAATGCAGCAAGAGTAGCTATTTAACCGATGTTTCCTTCGAAAGTCCCGCTTTCCTATTCGGCCAGTTGAGGCTTCCCCCCATCACTATGGACGACTCGACCGGCCCCAAGTTCATGAACTTGATGGCCTATGAAATGTGCCCTGACGTCACCGATGATGACTTCCGGGTCACGTCCTATGTCTGCTTCCTCGACTCCCTCATCGACCATGCGGACGATGTGAAGGAGCTGAGGAAGGCGCGCGTGATCCACAACCTCCTCGGCAGCGACGAGGAGGTGGCCAAGCTCTTTAACGATATCGGCACCGATCTCGTGCCCAATTCCACGACTTACAGGAAGGTAATGGAAAATATTCAGATACACTACGATAGTAAGGTAAAGTCATGGATTGCCGTCTTCATTGACCGCCATTTCAGTACGCCTTGGACTGTCTTAGCCACTTTGGCTGCCCTTTATGCCCTCTTCCTCAGCAGTGCGCAAACTTACTTTCAAGTCTTCCCTCGACCCGGCGCTTGCGATCCCATTTGCGAGTATATTATTAGAAGAACACACATATGA